AGCCCGCGGCGTTGGCGTGGTGGGAATCAAAGCCTAACTCGTTCTGCTTCCAGAAGTAGCCAACGTGCAGGGAATGATTTTGTTTAGGTAGGGCGGGGGGCTTGGGATGATCGAAATTGAATTCGGTATCTTTCTGGTATCCCCATTGCGGATCGGAGCTAATGGCCCAAAAGGCATCGCCATTGGGAATTAGGGAAATGCCTAACTCTTTGGCTGTGGCGTGGTAGGCGGCTCTGGATTTTTCCCACATCTCTTGAGCAGTGCGGGCGGAATGCTCCTTGCCAATCTGCGTAAAGTCTTTGGAATCTACGCGGTAAGCCCAGGTCTGGTGAAGGACAATTTTGGCCTGGGGCTGTAACTTTTTCACGTATTCGTAGAGTTGCCGGGCATAGGGCTGGTACGTTTCCAGGTTTCCCGAGAGAATGGAGGCCTGTTGCAGCGTAATCACGTCCCACGTGCCTTCGGCAAGTAACATTTTCAGGGATTTGCCGTGGTAGGGTTTACCTTT
This portion of the Siphonobacter curvatus genome encodes:
- a CDS encoding DUF4886 domain-containing protein; translation: MRARKHPLDYSFPRASYLVLLFLLVHIASGQSSSKKADRHALRLFMIGNSFSQNASKYLPELSQEAGHTLIIGRAELGGCSLERHWDHAQAAERNPEDPKGKPYHGKSLKMLLAEGTWDVITLQQASILSGNLETYQPYARQLYEYVKKLQPQAKIVLHQTWAYRVDSKDFTQIGKEHSARTAQEMWEKSRAAYHATAKELGISLIPNGDAFWAISSDPQWGYQKDTEFNFDHPKPPALPKQNHSLHVGYFWKQNELGFDSHHANAAGCYLGSLVWYSFLFQESPLKLSFHPQEVDTDFAEQLKKTAWKTVSSPKKKQPVLK